In the Clostridium gelidum genome, ATGCATATGGAGCAGAAATGTTTAGATTAAAAGATAGAGGCGAAAGAGATTTTTGTTTAGGACCTACTCACGAAGAAGTATTTACTGATATAGCAAGAAATGAAATTAAATCATATAAGCAATTACCAGTTAATTTATATCAAATTCAAACTAAATATAGAGATGAGCGCAGACCAAGATTTGGTGTTATGAGATCTAGAGAATTTATAATGAAAGATGCCTATAGTTTTGACAAAAATCAAGAGGGTCTAGACTTAGCATATGATAAAATGCATGATGCATATGTTGAAATATTCAATAGATGTGGATTAGATGCTAAATGCGTTGCAGCGGATTCTGGTGCTATTGGTGGCTCTAATTCAGCGGAATTTATGGTGAAATCAGAAGTTGGAGAAGATGATGTAGTATTCTGCATTCAATGTGATTATGCAGCAAATATTGAAAAAGCAACTTCTAAATTAGAAGAAGTTGAAAAGGAAGAACGAATGGAGATAGAAAAGATAGCTACTCCAAATAGTAGAGGAATAGATGAGATATCAGAATTTTTAAATATATCTCCTAAAAAGACAGTTAAAACTTTACTATATAACATTGATGGAAAGATTGTTGCTGTATTTGTAAGAGGCGATAGAGAAGTTAATGAAGTTAAGGTTGCTAACGCTTCAAATGCTTCTGGAGATATAGAAATGGCTTCTCACGAAGAGTATATACATGCAGCAGGGTGTGATATCGGATTTGCTGGACCAATAGGAATAAAGGCTGACCTAACATTGGTGGATGAAGAAGTGAAAAATATGTATAATTTTGTTGCTGGAGCAAATGAAACTGGATATCATATAAAAAATGTAAACTATGGCAGAGATTTTGAAGGAACAATTGGTGACTTTAGAAAAGTAATTGAAGGCGAAAAGTGTCCAGTTTGTGGTGGAAAAATTACTATTGCTAGAGGAACGGAAGTTGGTCATATATTTAAACTTGGAACTAAATATTCAGAAGCTATGAATGCCAATTTTATTGATGAAGATGGAAAAGAAAAGCCATTCATAATGGGTTGTTACGGTATTGGAGTTACAAGAACAATGGCATCTATAATTGAACAACATCATGATGAAAATGGAATAGTATGGCCATTGTCAGTTGCTCCATATCATGTTT is a window encoding:
- a CDS encoding proline--tRNA ligase, which gives rise to MKMSNMLISTLREVPAEAEIDSHKLMLRAGMIRKMAAGVYNYLPLGLKVLKKVEDIVREEMNAASAQEFLASAIIPAELWQESGRWDAYGAEMFRLKDRGERDFCLGPTHEEVFTDIARNEIKSYKQLPVNLYQIQTKYRDERRPRFGVMRSREFIMKDAYSFDKNQEGLDLAYDKMHDAYVEIFNRCGLDAKCVAADSGAIGGSNSAEFMVKSEVGEDDVVFCIQCDYAANIEKATSKLEEVEKEERMEIEKIATPNSRGIDEISEFLNISPKKTVKTLLYNIDGKIVAVFVRGDREVNEVKVANASNASGDIEMASHEEYIHAAGCDIGFAGPIGIKADLTLVDEEVKNMYNFVAGANETGYHIKNVNYGRDFEGTIGDFRKVIEGEKCPVCGGKITIARGTEVGHIFKLGTKYSEAMNANFIDEDGKEKPFIMGCYGIGVTRTMASIIEQHHDENGIVWPLSVAPYHVSVIPVNVKDEEQTKVANELYEELISMGIEALLDDRNERAGVKFKDSELMGIPMRVTVGKKIGDGEVEFKLRDGEMEVIKIGDVSNMVKDQFEKSNLKLR